The genomic DNA ATACTGAGTCGTTTAATACATCCTTTCATCATGGAATAGGGTACGTGGGTTGAGCAGTTGATTGTTGCACCAGACGAAGGGAACTGTATCAAACGGCGCGGTTGAATGCCCCCTAGCTGCCGGCAAACAGATCGCGGCCGGCAACAAGCGCACGCATTTTCCCATCAGCGACCGAACGGGGTAACATCCAGAATCCACAGTCGGGATGGACGTACTTGATCCGTTCTTCGCCCACATAATTGGCGGCAACTTCAATGCGTCGGGCGACTTCCTCTGGTGATTCTATGACCGTCGTTTTGATATCGATCACGCCAATCCCAAGTCCAATATGGGTATCCAAATCAACAAACCGCTCTAACTCTTTGTAACCGCGGAAGGCAAACTCCAGCACAAGGTGATCAGTGTGCAGGCTGTTCATGTACGTGAGCAGTGCTTGCCATGCCCCCTTCTGAATGGACTGCCCGCCATAGTTGCCAAAACAGAGGTGTACTGCCGGCGTATTTGGCACGGCATCCAGCATGATATTGATGGCTTCTGCGGCCCAGGTGCCTTCGTGTGGTGCACCAGGCAAGTTGGCTTCGTCAAGCTGCAGCACGTCTGCATCGATTAGCCGAATCTGTTGAGCAAGTGCCGAAGCGATGGCACGCGTGAGTTCGGGGCGTTGGCCGTAGTGTTTGTCGAACAGCGTTTTGCTCAACATGTGGGGGCCCGTTATGGTAAACTTGAGGGGTTGGGTTGTAAGTTGGCGTACGCGCGCATAGTCGCTCACCAGATCGAGCGTCCCTTCTGAAATTGGAGCTTCCACAACCCCGGCCGGCGCTTTCCGAAACCCCATGCCGGCCAATTTCTGGAAGTCCTCGATATCCTGCCGGCCCATGGTCGTGCGGATGCCACCCAGTTGTCGCACGAAGTAATCAATCATCCCATTGGTCTGCGGATGGTTGATGTCAAAGCGGTATAACTCCCCATCCGCTATCAAATCCAGCCCGGCTAATTCCTGCGTTTTCAGCACCACGGCGGTTGCATCAGCAAGGGCCTGTTCACTCGGTGCAGCCACCAGCCAGTCCAACATTGGATAGCTGCCTACAACTGTTGTTTTAATCATAAAGTTACTGTAGAGGCGCCGGCGCTGTCGAGGCTGGCGCTTTTGAATCGTTCAACAAGCCAGGGCGTCCCGGATGCAGCGGCAGAACGTTGCATGGCCTCTACAACAGCCAGCGATTGCAATCCAACCCAGCCGTCGGTTTCTGGCAAGGTATGTTCCGCTACGGCCTCGCCAAAAGCCTCCATAATGAGGCGATAACTTTCAAACCCATTGAATTCATCGCGGACTTCGATGGGAGCACCGGGGTGCGTTGGCATGGCCTCTGCAAACGCAAGCGGCGTAAAGGTGAAACTGCCCGGCTGCAATTGCAAGGTCCCACGGGTGCCGGCAATCCGCAAAGAAAATAACTCCTGCGTGCAGTAGTTGCTGATCATCGTCCCGAGGCTACCGCCTGACACCCTGAAAATAGCACAGCTGCTGTCTACCAGGTCATCCCGTGTTATGGCTGACTGTGCGTACGCGGTAACCTCTTCGATGTATCCAAGCAAGTAATGCACAAGATCAAACGCATGGATGGCAAGCTGGGTGACCGGCAGAATGGGGACGAGATCTGGTTTGCGGCGCCAGGAATCAACGGGGAGCCGCATGCCTGTAGGGGCTGAAAAATGTATTTCGGTACTAATCACCTGCCCGAGTTCGCCGCTTTCAAGACAAGCGCGGGCTTTTCTGGCTGTCTTCCAGAACCGCATGTTGTGCCCTACCATAAGCACGCGGCCTTTAGCCTCTGCTTTGGAAATCATAGTCATGCCTTCATCCAAATTGCTTGCAAGAGGCTTTTCGACAAAGACATGGAGGTCAGCTTCCAGCGCGGCCAATACCTGCTTCCGGTGCAGGTGGTTCGGTGTTACCAAAACAACAGCTTCCAACTGGTCCATACGGATCAGTTCTTCAAAAGAAATGGCGTTATAACATCCAAACCGCGTAGCAGCCAGCGCAGCTGCTTCCTTGTTCGGATCATACACTGCGATCACATCCAGATTGGATGCCTGCTCACATGCTTGTTGTATGGTGTTGCCGTGGCCGCCCAACCCTACAAGACCAATCCGCACAGGCTCGTTTGCTTCAGAAGGGGTCATAACACTTGCGCCCGAAGGCGTATCGATAGATCAGGACTATCAAAAGCGGTGATTTACTGCATATTACCAATTAAATGGTACGTATTTACGCGCAATTAAAGTATTCGTTTTTTAAGAAACCTGTTAAGTCTGCTACCGGCGCGAGCCTACAACGCATCCAGCAGCGCTCTTAGCGCCTCGACACTGGCTTCACTGTTGCGCACCAACGGCTTACAGTGGGTTTCTATGGTTAGATGTTTGATCTTTTTATGGCCTGCAAGATCGGGCAATAACGTAGCCCAGGGGACAATGCCTTCACCCAACGGACACCAGGGTTCTGCTTCATCATCCGGCGTATAATCTTTCACGTGTACATTCACCAGATAGGGAGCAAGAATGGCAAACGCTTCAGCATCAGGTTTCTGTCCGCTCCAGTGAAGATTGGCGGGGTCCCAGTTTATACGGAGTGCGGGGTGGCCAATTTCTTCAAGCAGGGCAACCGATGAATCGGGGCGGTCGATCCAGAACGCCGGCTCATTTTCGAAAGCAACCACAAGATCAGCCGCCGCAGCCTGCTCTGCTATCTGCTCAAAGGCGCGCAATACGTGCAGTCGATTTGCCGGCGCGTTATCACAGCCATCAAACGCAAACGCGATAACGGTTTTGCAACCAAACCGCTGTGCAAGCTCAACCGTGCGAGGAAATACATCTTCAATTTCGCGCTTGCGCTGCACGGCTTCTTCCACGTTACCTTTAAAAATGCCGGGAGACACCGCTGTGATTTTGGTGCCGGCAAGTAACGCGTGATCAACCAGGTGAATCTCTTCGTCTGTAAAAAACGGAAACCGCCGCTCCTTCCCTTCCCGCAATTCAAACCGCTGGATACCCCAGTCGGCAGCCCGGTCAAGGGCTTCTCCCAGGTCGCGTGTGATCTCGTCACTCACGATACCTATTTCCAGTGCTCTATGCATATCGTTTTGCTGCTGTGCGTACCGGCCTTAATGCTGCAGGACCCCAGTCGCCCTACCCTTTTAGTCCGCTTAATGTAACACCTTTGATAAATTGTCGCTGCATCAATAGAAAGAAGGCAATTACGGGGATGACTGCAACACTGGCTGCCGCCATCATTTTGACAAATTCGGGGTTGTTGATATCTGAGAACCCAAGAATGCCTACTTCCAATGGTTTGAGTGTCTCGGTGTTGAGGGCAATGAGTGGCCAGAGGAAGTCGCTCCACGACCACATAAACAGAAAGATACTGTATGCTGCCAGCGTGGGTTTGATGAGGGGAAGCACAACATCCACATACATCCGCCAAACGCTAGCGCCGTCCATTCGGGCAGCATCCAGCAATTCGTCAGGAATGCCAACGATACTCTGTCGGAACAGGAAAATACCAAACGGCTCCATCAAACCAACCATGACGATGGCCCAATACGT from Bacteroidota bacterium includes the following:
- a CDS encoding cobalamin-independent methionine synthase II family protein, translated to MIKTTVVGSYPMLDWLVAAPSEQALADATAVVLKTQELAGLDLIADGELYRFDINHPQTNGMIDYFVRQLGGIRTTMGRQDIEDFQKLAGMGFRKAPAGVVEAPISEGTLDLVSDYARVRQLTTQPLKFTITGPHMLSKTLFDKHYGQRPELTRAIASALAQQIRLIDADVLQLDEANLPGAPHEGTWAAEAINIMLDAVPNTPAVHLCFGNYGGQSIQKGAWQALLTYMNSLHTDHLVLEFAFRGYKELERFVDLDTHIGLGIGVIDIKTTVIESPEEVARRIEVAANYVGEERIKYVHPDCGFWMLPRSVADGKMRALVAGRDLFAGS
- a CDS encoding Gfo/Idh/MocA family oxidoreductase, with the protein product MTPSEANEPVRIGLVGLGGHGNTIQQACEQASNLDVIAVYDPNKEAAALAATRFGCYNAISFEELIRMDQLEAVVLVTPNHLHRKQVLAALEADLHVFVEKPLASNLDEGMTMISKAEAKGRVLMVGHNMRFWKTARKARACLESGELGQVISTEIHFSAPTGMRLPVDSWRRKPDLVPILPVTQLAIHAFDLVHYLLGYIEEVTAYAQSAITRDDLVDSSCAIFRVSGGSLGTMISNYCTQELFSLRIAGTRGTLQLQPGSFTFTPLAFAEAMPTHPGAPIEVRDEFNGFESYRLIMEAFGEAVAEHTLPETDGWVGLQSLAVVEAMQRSAAASGTPWLVERFKSASLDSAGASTVTL
- a CDS encoding sugar phosphate isomerase/epimerase, with product MHRALEIGIVSDEITRDLGEALDRAADWGIQRFELREGKERRFPFFTDEEIHLVDHALLAGTKITAVSPGIFKGNVEEAVQRKREIEDVFPRTVELAQRFGCKTVIAFAFDGCDNAPANRLHVLRAFEQIAEQAAAADLVVAFENEPAFWIDRPDSSVALLEEIGHPALRINWDPANLHWSGQKPDAEAFAILAPYLVNVHVKDYTPDDEAEPWCPLGEGIVPWATLLPDLAGHKKIKHLTIETHCKPLVRNSEASVEALRALLDAL